Proteins from a single region of Candidatus Puniceispirillum marinum IMCC1322:
- the carA gene encoding glutamine-hydrolyzing carbamoyl-phosphate synthase small subunit: MGQTTKSDHDFAALSACRDNPTAVLVLEDGTVFPGIGFGAATTNVGEVCFNTSMTGYQEIMTDPSYAGQLITFTFPHIGNVGTNSHDIETNTPAALGMIVRQPVTNPASWRADLGLDAWLVSHNLPGISGIDTRALTRHIRDHGAPRGVICHQPDGHINTESLVKMAVAWPGLKGMDLAIEVSQKHTDKWSDGSWDYSKVAHRQTTAKHKVVAVDYGCKQNILRCLTDAGCDVTVVPANTSAADIMAMKPDGVFLSNGPGDPAATSSYAAAEIATLIEADMPIFGICIGHQLMARALGATTFKMERGHRGANHPVKDLATGKIEITSQNHGFVVDPDSLPDDVEISHISLFDHSIEGLRHKSKPAFCVQYHPESSPGPHDSRYLFERFTALMNQGRS; encoded by the coding sequence ATGGGGCAGACAACAAAATCTGACCACGATTTTGCCGCGCTCAGCGCATGTCGGGATAATCCGACAGCTGTTTTAGTTCTTGAAGACGGGACTGTTTTCCCCGGAATTGGCTTTGGTGCCGCCACTACAAATGTGGGCGAAGTTTGCTTTAATACATCCATGACAGGTTATCAGGAAATCATGACCGACCCGTCTTATGCGGGACAGCTGATAACCTTTACCTTTCCACATATCGGCAATGTTGGGACCAATAGTCATGATATTGAAACCAACACGCCTGCCGCGCTAGGCATGATTGTGCGCCAGCCTGTGACAAATCCGGCTAGCTGGCGTGCTGATCTGGGCCTAGACGCATGGCTTGTCTCGCATAATTTGCCAGGTATCAGTGGCATCGATACGCGTGCTTTGACGCGGCATATCCGTGATCATGGCGCCCCACGAGGTGTCATTTGTCATCAGCCTGACGGCCATATCAATACAGAATCGCTGGTCAAAATGGCCGTAGCCTGGCCTGGACTAAAGGGTATGGATCTGGCTATCGAAGTGAGCCAGAAGCACACTGACAAATGGTCTGATGGCAGTTGGGATTATAGTAAAGTTGCGCATCGGCAAACCACCGCAAAGCACAAGGTTGTCGCGGTCGATTATGGCTGTAAACAGAATATTTTGCGCTGTCTGACAGATGCAGGTTGTGATGTAACCGTTGTCCCGGCTAACACCTCAGCAGCCGACATTATGGCGATGAAGCCGGACGGTGTATTCTTGTCTAATGGCCCGGGCGATCCCGCCGCCACATCCAGCTATGCGGCAGCAGAAATCGCCACGCTTATTGAAGCAGATATGCCAATCTTTGGTATCTGCATCGGACATCAGCTTATGGCGCGTGCGCTTGGCGCAACGACCTTCAAAATGGAACGTGGCCATCGTGGTGCCAATCATCCGGTCAAGGATCTTGCGACAGGCAAGATTGAAATCACCAGCCAGAATCATGGCTTTGTTGTTGATCCCGACAGCCTGCCTGATGACGTTGAAATTTCACATATTTCCCTGTTCGATCACTCGATCGAGGGACTTCGCCACAAAAGCAAACCTGCCTTTTGTGTTCAATACCATCCTGAATCATCGCCTGGTCCGCATGATTCTAGATATTTGTTCGAACGCTTCACCGCGTTGATGAATCAGGGGAGATCCTAG